The following are from one region of the Salvia splendens isolate huo1 chromosome 2, SspV2, whole genome shotgun sequence genome:
- the LOC121763346 gene encoding calvin cycle protein CP12-2, chloroplastic-like has translation MAAAVAGVNVAAVKVFARASEQPKSVSFWQLNNPWRRSACVPLRRMCVAAAPDKLTNKVEESIKAAEEACAGDAVSGECAAAWDEVEELSAAASHARDKQKDSDPLETYCKDNPETDECRTYDN, from the coding sequence ATGGCAGCAGCCGTAGCTGGAGTGAACGTCGCCGCCGTGAAAGTGTTCGCCAGGGCGTCGGAGCAGCCGAAATCCGTGAGCTTCTGGCAGTTGAACAACCCGTGGAGGCGGAGCGCGTGCGTGCCGTTGAGGAGGATGTGCGTAGCCGCGGCGCCGGACAAGCTGACCAACAAGGTGGAGGAGAGCATCAAGGCGGCCGAGGAGGCGTGCGCGGGCGACGCCGTGAGCGGGGAGTGCGCGGCGGCGTGGGACGAGGTGGAGGAGCTGAGCGCGGCGGCCAGCCACGCCAGGGACAAGCAGAAGGACTCCGACCCCTTGGAGACGTACTGCAAGGACAATCCCGAGACCGACGAGTGCCGCACTTATGATAATTGA